From the Colias croceus chromosome 20, ilColCroc2.1 genome, the window TCTTTGGAAACAAAGAAATCATTTGATCTTCAAAAGCTAGGTCCTTTTGGAAGCGTTTAACTTTGAAAACGCCTGATTCACCCCACTTCATTCCCCAAGTGTTGGTAACTAGCCAGTACGGAACTTCGCTCTCTACTCCATATCCAATCACTTGGACACTATGATATCCAACCAATTTTCCGTAGGTATGTTCGTATATTCCACTTTTGTAGTCTTTCAAATCTTCGTATAAAGCAAAGGTTGCTATTAAGGGACCATTATAAGCCAATTCAGCTCGAATCTCTAAATCATCAGCCACCACTATGTAGATATTTTCTCCGAAATGCTTATTGTCCTTGTATGATAGTGTCTCGTTAACACATTCTTCTTTGCATGTGCCATTTACTGTATCACTATATGGTTTGCAACTTGACGTAACCAAACCATGCTTTACCCAGAATAGAGCCGCTCGTTCAGGGGAACCTCCGCTGCAGAAACTTTTATTGAAACAATCCGTACAGCACGTCAAATCGAGAGTAGACAGCACTGGTTCTTTGCGTAAGGAAACAGGTTCATCTTTCTTTATATTTGGACCCAAAATACATGATCGAGCACTAGCTACCGACGAGGCAGCGATCGCCCAACACGATCCGCAGCTTCCTTGATCTAAATTCTCGTATCTTATACTACATTCCGGCCATTTTTCAGTGGCATCAAATGTTTTTGGAACATGCAGTTTATATCCACCAGGTTTTATAGGAATTGGATGATTGGTGCTTACTTCGGCACAATCTAACACCTTACCTTCAAAGTTGTACTTTTGAATTTTCCAAGTAAAATTTTGACTGTTGAAGTATTTAATGAATTCATCGCGAGGAAGTTTATGGAACTTATCGTCGACTTCTGCGTTGAAGCAAAGGGCCCTAGAGACCAGTGCCGAAAGAATCACGATGCTACTAGTATACATCCTGATGCGTACTGTAGAAAGTACGaccatattatttatacaatggctattattaaaataaaaagaattgtTTAAACATGATAAGGTTACATGGTATTTTAATAGCTTTAAATAGTttggtaataaaaaagttacatgGAACGTGAAAAATGTtgtaacaattatattatttttttatctgtgtgTTGCCATCTGAATTCAAAAAATGCGGAGAAAAAGTACCTCAACAGATAAGacgattattattacatttctttggtatttaaatactagtcaattatttaaaatattcaaatgatTAAATACACGCAGATCTATAGAataccaacaaaaaaaaaaagaaaaaaaaactacaaataataaaacagtaacCAAGAAATTTCTGTACATTGGACATTATTAAGAGTAATGGCTAAGCAATTTGGTTGTTTTATAGATCCCAAAACAATGGTTACTAAAACCTTTTCGGCTTGAGCTTGTCTATTTGTATATGCATCAATCACGTAAAAACACTGGATTGATCATGACcaaactttataattataatgatagACTAATATATGAAATTCAACTTATAGgcaacaatttatttaaaaaaaatatttaagggTCTCCATACATGTTAtcgaagaataaaaaaatgctgaaaatataattaaatgatttaataaGTTACGAGATATTCGCTTCTTATGTTGTAAAAAAAGGAACTTCCGCCACCCCCTCGAAAACCTGTTTGTTGGAGGAAATTAAACCgtacttattatatattttcataaaccTATGTTACATTTGATGTCAACAACGTACAAAAAGTCAGCCTAGAGAAATGAAGTAAGTAGTTAATGTTTTTACGTTCCTTCATCACCTTTTTGAGCAAGCTGGTACGCATTACGCATACGATGGTAGGtaataccacagactaataataatatactacgtaagTAATACATACTAATGGACTATTAGGCATAAAgtaaaagttaatattgttcGGTAAAATTAGGCAACTGAAATAACGAAAATTCCGGCAGAGATAAAACGGTATCATGGACCCTCTTCataatgggcagcgttggttGAGTTAAATGttcaatgtatataatatacgaTCAGCCGACATTGTAATCGCCGTAACGGTGACAaactttttctattttgttgttgggccaacgctgcccattgtgaagatgGCCCATCAGGTAAAGCAAAAAGGCAAGCAAATATGTCGACTTGTGCCCTTTATCACTTATGTATAGACTCTGACTCATGAGATATAAT encodes:
- the LOC123701093 gene encoding cathepsin B-like, giving the protein MVVLSTVRIRMYTSSIVILSALVSRALCFNAEVDDKFHKLPRDEFIKYFNSQNFTWKIQKYNFEGKVLDCAEVSTNHPIPIKPGGYKLHVPKTFDATEKWPECSIRYENLDQGSCGSCWAIAASSVASARSCILGPNIKKDEPVSLRKEPVLSTLDLTCCTDCFNKSFCSGGSPERAALFWVKHGLVTSSCKPYSDTVNGTCKEECVNETLSYKDNKHFGENIYIVVADDLEIRAELAYNGPLIATFALYEDLKDYKSGIYEHTYGKLVGYHSVQVIGYGVESEVPYWLVTNTWGMKWGESGVFKVKRFQKDLAFEDQMISLFPKRKHCP